GTATCCCTGTTCGTCAAACAGGAGGCCGGGCGTCACTTCGACAATAGTCAGCGGATAATCGGTCCACGAACCGCTCAGACGCAGGGTGGTATCAACGAAGTCCTGCAATCCGGTAGGCCCGTACAGGGTCAGTGGCAGCGAATTGCCCTGCATCGAACGACTGCACAGTAAACCCGGCAGGCCAAACAGATGATCACCATGCAAATGGCTGATAAAAATCTTGTTGAGTTTGCCGGGATGGTAAGGGGTGTGGAGAAACTGTTGCTGGGTGCCTTCGCCGCAGTCAAAGAGCCACATTTGTGCTACCGTGTGTGACGGCAAGTTGAGCAGCAGTGCGCTGACATTACGCCTGCGGGTAGGCACACCGGCCGATGTGCCTAAAAAGAGTAGTTCCACGTTTTTGCCTCCTTCAGGCAGGAAAAAAACAGAGTATACAGGAGTCGTTGATGATCACATGGCAGGATCTTCACCATCAGGCGTTGAGTGTTCAGCAACTGTATGCCTTATTACAGTTACGTTGCGCGGTGTTTATTGTCGAGCAATCCTGTCTTTACCAGGATATCGACGGTGAAGATTTACGTGGTGAAAACCGGCATATTCTCGCCTGGCGTGATCAGCAGCTGGTGGCCTGTGCCCGGATTCTGCATAGCGATAAAGCGGATCAGCCGCTGATGATTGGCCGGGTTATCGTTGCGCCGACCGCACGCGGTGAGAAGCTGGGGTATGCGTTACTGGAACAGGCACTGGCCTGTTGCCAGCAACACTGGCCGCAAAAGAATATTGCCCTTTCTGCTCAGGCGCATCTGCAACCTTTTTATCGCCGATTGGGCTTTCAGTCCGTGGGGGAGTGCTATCTGGAAGATGGAATTGCCCATATCAGGATGATTTATCAGCCAGAGGCAGATAAAAAAGAAGAAAGAAGCTAATTATTTGCTTATCACGACTGGTTCCTCGTGGTCGCATGGGTAATATTAACCACAGGTAAACAAATGAATTGCTGTGCTATTGCGGGTATGATTTTGGTTACAGGTACTGCAATTTGATGGCAGTACCTCGTATAATCGCAGCCTTTATGCTGCAGACTTTTATGCCGCAATAGTAGATACCGGATAATTTCATGTCAGTAAGCGCATTTAACCGACGCTGGGCGGCGGTGATTCTGGAAGCCTTAACTCGCCACGGTGTACGGCATGTCTGTATTGCGCCAGGTTCACGTTCAACCCCTTTAACGCTGGCCGCGGCCGAGGATCACCGGCTGCTTACCCATACCCATTTTGATGAACGGGGGCTGGGTTATCTGGCGCTGGGCGTGGCGAAAGCCAGCGGCCAGCCCGTGGCGGTGATTGTGACTTCGGGAACGGCCGCCGCCAATCTCTATCCGGCGCTGATTGAAGCCGGGTTGACCGGTGAGAAACTGATTTTGCTGACCGCGGATCGGCCGCCGGAATTAATCGATTGTGGCGCCAATCAGGCCATTCGCCAGCCGGGAATGTTTGCCAGCCATCCGACGCACACTCTGTCATTGCCGCGTCCCTCACCTGATGTGCCCGCTCGCTGGCTGGTGTCGGCGATTGATCAGGCGCTGGAAACGCTACAGGGAGGGGGTGTCCATATTAACTGCCCGTTCGCTGAACCGCTGTATGGCGAACAGAGTGAGCATGGCAAGGCGTGGCAGCAGGCGCTGGGTGACTGGAGACAAAGTGATATGCCCTGGTTACGTCAGTCCCTGCATCTGGCGAGCGAGCCACAGCCTGACTGGTCATACTGGCGACAACAACGCGGTGTGGTGGTGGCGGGACGGATGCCTGCCGGGGCTGGGGAAAAAGTGGCTCAGTGGGCGCAGACACTGGGCTGGCCACTGATCAGTGATGTGTTATCGCAAACCGGGCAACCGCTGCCGTGTGCCGATCTGTGGCTGGGCAACGAGAAAGCGCTGGCGGAGTTGCAGCAGGCACAGATTGTGGTGCAACTGGGAAGCAGCCTGACCGGAAAGCGGTTGCTGCAGTGGCAGGCGGCCTGTACACCGCAGGAGTACTGGCTGGTGGATTCGCTCGCGGGGCGTCTCGACCCGGCGCATCATCGCGGGCGGCGGCTGGTCTGTGCGCCGGAACAGTGGCTGATACAGCATCCGGCGGAGCATCATCAGCCGTGGGCGATGACCCTGCCAGCGTTGTCACAGCAAGCCTGGCAGAGCGTGGTGAAACGCTGTCAGTCATTTGGTGAGGCGGGATTTGCCCACCATCTTGCCCGTTATCTGCCCCCTGAAGGGCAACTGTTTGTCGGTAACAGTCTGGTGGTGCGCTTGATTGATGCCCTGGCCCGCTTGCCGGTGGGATATCCGGTTTACAGTAATCGCGGTGCCAGCGGGATTGATGGCCTTCTGGCAACCGCCGCCGGTGTGCAGCGAGCCAATAACCGCCCGACCCTGGCGATAGTCGGCGATCTCTCTGCGTTATATGATCTGAACTCACTGGCGCTGTTACGTCAGGTGAGCGCGCCGCTGGTGCTGGTGGTGGTCAATAACAATGGCGGACAAATTTTCTCCTTGTTGCCGACGCCAGAGGCGCAGCGCCGACAATTTTATCTGTTGCCTCAGAATGTCAGCTTTGCCCATGCGGCGGCGATGTTTGACCTGCGCTATGCCTGCCCGGCGGACTGGTCGTCACTGGAAACCGTGCTGGCGGAGAGCTGGCGTTTACCTCAGACAACCGTCATCGAACTGGTGGTTGAGGAAACAGAAGGTGCCGCGGTGTTACAACAATTACTGACCGAAGTCAGCCAGTTATGATCCTGCATGCGCTGTCTCAGCCGGGGCAACCGGGGTATCCCTGGCTGGTTTTTCTGCATGGCTTTTCCGGTGATCACCGGGAATGGCTGCCGATAGGTCAGCAATTGGCAGCGTATCCCCGGTTGTATGTTGATTTGCCAGGCCATGGTGGATCGTCGAATATTGCCACACAGGGTTTTGATGAGTTCAGCCAGCAATTGACGCAAACCCTCGCTGCCTGGGCGATCAGTGAGTACGGATTGATCGGTTATTCGCTGGGGGGGCGTCTGGCATGGTACTTCGCCAGTCAGCAGCCGGTGGGGTTGTGTGGACTGGTGGTGGAGGGAGCCCACCCCGGCTTGCAGGAGCTGGCACAACGGCAGTTGCGCCGTCAGAATGATGCCCGCTGGGCAGCGCGATTCCGCCATCAGCCACTGAGCGAGGTGTTTACTGACTGGTATCAGCAGCCGGTTTTCGCTTCCCTGACCCCCGCCCAGCGCCAGGCGCTGGTTGACCTGCGTCGCCACAATCAAGGCCACACGCTGGCGGCGATGCTGGAAGCGACATCACTGGCGGCACAGCCCGATTTACGGGCGACAGCAGAGAGCTTTCCTTTCCCTTTTTACTATCTTTGCGGCGAAAATGATGACAAATTTCGCGCGCTGGCCGCTGAAACCACCGCAACGATACAGCTTATTGATAATGCCGGGCATAATGCACATCGCGATAATCCGGCGATGGTCGCCGGATGCCTGGCGCAGTTTTTCGTCAATTTAACTTCAAGGATACCCTATGAAAACCGTTGATCAAACGCTGCTTTACGCCCCGGTAGCGTGGCAGGACTGTTCCGCAGACTATACCGATATTCGTTACCATAAGTCCGCTGACGGAATAGCGAAGATTACGATTAACCGGCCACAGGTACGTAACGCTTTTCGTCCCCAGACCGTCAAAGAGATGATCCAGGCGCTGGCCGATGCGCGTTATGACGAAACGATCGGCGTGATCATCCTGACCGGCGAAGGAGAGAAAGCGTTCTGTGCCGGAGGCGATCAGAAAGTGCGTGGTGATTATGGCGGCTATCAGGATGACTCCGGGGTCCATCACCTTAATGTGCTTGATTTTCAGCGCCAGATCCGCACCTGTCCAAAACCGGTGGTGGCGATGGTGGCGGGCTATGCCATCGGTGGCGGTCACGTTTTGCATATGATGTGTGATCTGACCCTCGCCGCTGATAATGCCATTTTCGGTCAGACCGGCCCGAAAGTGGGGTCGTTTGATGGTGGCTGGGGCGCTTCTTATATGGCGCGCATCGTGGGACAGAAAAAAGCGCGTGAGATCTGGTTCCTCTGTCGCCAGTACGATGCCCAACAGGCGCTGGAGATGGGGCTGGTCAATACGGTGGTGGCGCTGGCAGATCTGGAAAAAGAGACTGTGCGCTGGTGTCGTGAAATGCTGCAAAACAGCCCGATGGCATTGCGTTGCCTGAAAGCGGCACTCAATGCCGACTGCGATGGTCAGGCCGGGCTACAGGAGCTGGCAGGCAATGCCACCATGTTATTCTATATGTCGGAAGAGGGTCAGGAAGGGCGTAACGCATTTAATCAGAAGCGTCAGCCAGACTTCAGCAAATTTAAACGGAATCCCTGATGCGCCAGGCACAGGTATATCGCTGGCAACTCCCGATGGATGCCGGGGTGGTGCTGCGCAACCAGCGGTTAAAAACGCGCGAAGGGCTGTTTTTACATCTCAAAGAAGACGACCGCGAGGGGTGGGGGGAAATCGCCCCGCTACCGGGGTTTAGTCACGAGACACTGGACGAAGCGCAGGAGGCGCTCCAGCAGTGGACAACGGCCTGGTCACAGGGGCAGGAGGTGCCTTATC
The sequence above is drawn from the Enterobacteriaceae bacterium ESL0689 genome and encodes:
- the menH gene encoding 2-succinyl-6-hydroxy-2,4-cyclohexadiene-1-carboxylate synthase, which translates into the protein MILHALSQPGQPGYPWLVFLHGFSGDHREWLPIGQQLAAYPRLYVDLPGHGGSSNIATQGFDEFSQQLTQTLAAWAISEYGLIGYSLGGRLAWYFASQQPVGLCGLVVEGAHPGLQELAQRQLRRQNDARWAARFRHQPLSEVFTDWYQQPVFASLTPAQRQALVDLRRHNQGHTLAAMLEATSLAAQPDLRATAESFPFPFYYLCGENDDKFRALAAETTATIQLIDNAGHNAHRDNPAMVAGCLAQFFVNLTSRIPYENR
- the menB gene encoding 1,4-dihydroxy-2-naphthoyl-CoA synthase; the encoded protein is MKTVDQTLLYAPVAWQDCSADYTDIRYHKSADGIAKITINRPQVRNAFRPQTVKEMIQALADARYDETIGVIILTGEGEKAFCAGGDQKVRGDYGGYQDDSGVHHLNVLDFQRQIRTCPKPVVAMVAGYAIGGGHVLHMMCDLTLAADNAIFGQTGPKVGSFDGGWGASYMARIVGQKKAREIWFLCRQYDAQQALEMGLVNTVVALADLEKETVRWCREMLQNSPMALRCLKAALNADCDGQAGLQELAGNATMLFYMSEEGQEGRNAFNQKRQPDFSKFKRNP
- a CDS encoding GNAT family N-acetyltransferase, with product MITWQDLHHQALSVQQLYALLQLRCAVFIVEQSCLYQDIDGEDLRGENRHILAWRDQQLVACARILHSDKADQPLMIGRVIVAPTARGEKLGYALLEQALACCQQHWPQKNIALSAQAHLQPFYRRLGFQSVGECYLEDGIAHIRMIYQPEADKKEERS
- the menD gene encoding 2-succinyl-5-enolpyruvyl-6-hydroxy-3-cyclohexene-1-carboxylic-acid synthase encodes the protein MSVSAFNRRWAAVILEALTRHGVRHVCIAPGSRSTPLTLAAAEDHRLLTHTHFDERGLGYLALGVAKASGQPVAVIVTSGTAAANLYPALIEAGLTGEKLILLTADRPPELIDCGANQAIRQPGMFASHPTHTLSLPRPSPDVPARWLVSAIDQALETLQGGGVHINCPFAEPLYGEQSEHGKAWQQALGDWRQSDMPWLRQSLHLASEPQPDWSYWRQQRGVVVAGRMPAGAGEKVAQWAQTLGWPLISDVLSQTGQPLPCADLWLGNEKALAELQQAQIVVQLGSSLTGKRLLQWQAACTPQEYWLVDSLAGRLDPAHHRGRRLVCAPEQWLIQHPAEHHQPWAMTLPALSQQAWQSVVKRCQSFGEAGFAHHLARYLPPEGQLFVGNSLVVRLIDALARLPVGYPVYSNRGASGIDGLLATAAGVQRANNRPTLAIVGDLSALYDLNSLALLRQVSAPLVLVVVNNNGGQIFSLLPTPEAQRRQFYLLPQNVSFAHAAAMFDLRYACPADWSSLETVLAESWRLPQTTVIELVVEETEGAAVLQQLLTEVSQL